The proteins below come from a single Marinobacter bohaiensis genomic window:
- a CDS encoding aminotransferase class V-fold PLP-dependent enzyme — MDLQQEFNLDPDIAYLNHAAVAPWPLRASEAVMRFARENAGRGAQHYPQWIEVENRLRRHLGNLLNAPSPDDIALVKNTSEALSFVAGGLAWQSGDEIIISDQEFPSNRIVWEALADQGVVVRSVSLDGNDPEGDLVNAFNDRTRLLAISSVQYGTGFRVDLTRLGAACRKAGVLFCVDAIQSLGAIPMDVQRDCIDFTMADGHKWLLGPEGLGVFYVRPDLREQLRLTEFGWHMVEKRSDFKQTDWTPSGTATRFECGSPNMLAAHALEASVGLLLEYGLENVQRTIEAKVDSLAGRLQGIDGVEILSDLSPERRSGILTFRIQGQDSESLYQRLMADRVVCASRGGGVRWSPHCHTSDASLALAVERLENLLR, encoded by the coding sequence ATGGATTTGCAGCAGGAATTCAATCTCGATCCCGACATTGCCTACCTGAACCACGCGGCCGTGGCGCCCTGGCCGTTGCGGGCCAGCGAGGCGGTGATGCGCTTCGCCCGGGAAAACGCCGGGCGTGGCGCCCAGCATTACCCGCAATGGATCGAGGTGGAGAACCGCCTGCGCCGACACCTCGGCAACCTGCTGAACGCGCCCTCACCGGACGATATCGCGCTGGTGAAAAACACCTCCGAAGCGCTTTCCTTCGTCGCCGGCGGCCTTGCCTGGCAGTCCGGCGATGAAATCATTATCTCCGACCAGGAATTCCCCTCAAACCGGATTGTCTGGGAAGCCCTGGCGGACCAGGGTGTTGTCGTACGAAGCGTCAGCCTGGACGGAAACGATCCCGAGGGCGACCTGGTCAATGCATTCAACGACAGAACCCGCCTGCTGGCCATCAGCTCCGTGCAGTACGGCACCGGGTTCCGGGTGGATCTGACCCGCCTCGGCGCCGCCTGCCGCAAGGCCGGTGTGCTGTTCTGCGTGGATGCCATCCAGAGCCTGGGCGCGATACCCATGGACGTGCAACGGGACTGTATCGATTTCACCATGGCCGACGGCCACAAATGGCTGCTGGGCCCGGAGGGACTGGGCGTTTTTTACGTGCGTCCCGACCTGCGCGAGCAGCTCCGCCTGACCGAATTCGGCTGGCACATGGTCGAGAAACGCAGTGACTTCAAGCAGACAGACTGGACGCCGTCAGGCACCGCCACGCGCTTCGAGTGCGGCAGCCCCAACATGCTCGCCGCCCATGCGCTGGAAGCCAGTGTTGGCCTGCTTCTGGAGTACGGACTGGAAAACGTGCAACGGACGATTGAGGCTAAAGTCGACAGCCTCGCGGGACGCCTGCAGGGGATCGATGGCGTGGAAATCCTGTCGGACCTGTCACCGGAACGCCGCTCGGGCATTCTGACGTTTCGGATTCAGGGCCAGGATTCGGAATCCCTCTACCAGCGGCTGATGGCCGACCGCGTGGTCTGCGCCAGCCGTGGCGGCGGTGTTCGCTGGTCGCCCCACTGCCACACCAGCGACGCGTCGCTGGCACTTGCGGTGGAACGACTCGAGAACCTGCTGCGCTGA
- a CDS encoding SixA phosphatase family protein encodes MNLIIMRHGEAGWHSLDQERELTEAGRFATGTVANQIASSSWRPQLIWCSPLVRAQQTAAIVSGVINVPVIERPFLTPDDDPGQCLDALLIEDDLPETLMIVSHMPLVGALSTLLVDGHRRGIPFMTSQAVVLDMPIVGPGCGDLRAQFLG; translated from the coding sequence GTGAATCTGATCATCATGCGTCACGGCGAGGCGGGCTGGCATAGTCTGGACCAGGAGCGGGAACTGACCGAGGCGGGACGCTTCGCCACCGGGACGGTCGCCAATCAGATTGCCTCGTCCAGCTGGCGGCCGCAGCTGATCTGGTGCAGCCCGCTGGTCCGTGCCCAGCAGACGGCTGCCATCGTCAGTGGCGTCATCAACGTTCCGGTGATCGAGCGACCGTTCCTGACGCCCGATGACGATCCCGGCCAATGCCTGGATGCGCTGCTTATCGAAGACGATTTGCCGGAAACCCTGATGATCGTCTCGCATATGCCGCTGGTGGGCGCGCTATCCACGCTGCTGGTGGACGGCCACCGGCGCGGTATCCCGTTCATGACCAGTCAGGCGGTGGTGCTGGACATGCCCATCGTCGGGCCCGGGTGCGGCGACCTGCGGGCCCAGTTTCTCGGTTAG
- a CDS encoding NAD(P)H-dependent glycerol-3-phosphate dehydrogenase, translated as MSEKNNESSARASSESGRQVAVLGGGSFGTAMTKVLAENGHHVRFWMRDAEQAEQIRSQRENTRYMPGFKLEGDIHPTTDLRATIHGAEAVFLAIPSKAFRTVIREHAADFEDGQVVVSLTKGIEREGFRLMSEILQEEIPRTRIGVLSGPNLAQEIAERDLTATVIAAKDPDVRNRVQELLGCKYFRVYANVDVYGVELAGALKNIYAIIAGMASALELGENARAMLITRSLAEMSRFAVSLGGNPMTFMGLAGVGDLIVTCTSSKSRNFRIGYAVGQGQELDDAVAELGQVAEGIRTLQLVREKAEDMGVPMPLVGGLYKILYSDATIHDVIRGLMTAVQNSDVEFILPRTASS; from the coding sequence CGGCGGCAGCTTCGGGACGGCCATGACCAAGGTGCTGGCCGAAAACGGCCACCATGTCCGTTTCTGGATGCGTGACGCCGAACAGGCGGAACAGATCCGCAGCCAGCGCGAGAACACCCGTTACATGCCCGGCTTCAAGCTCGAGGGCGATATCCATCCTACTACCGATCTCAGAGCCACTATTCACGGCGCCGAGGCCGTTTTTCTGGCCATCCCCAGCAAGGCGTTTCGCACGGTCATCCGCGAACATGCGGCGGACTTCGAAGACGGGCAGGTCGTCGTCAGCCTGACCAAGGGGATCGAGCGAGAGGGTTTTCGCCTGATGAGCGAAATCCTGCAGGAAGAAATCCCGCGTACCCGCATCGGCGTGCTCAGTGGTCCCAATCTGGCCCAGGAAATCGCCGAGCGGGACCTGACCGCCACGGTGATTGCGGCCAAGGACCCGGACGTTCGCAACCGAGTGCAGGAGCTGCTGGGCTGCAAATATTTCCGGGTCTACGCCAACGTCGACGTTTACGGCGTCGAGCTGGCAGGCGCCCTCAAGAACATCTACGCCATTATCGCCGGCATGGCGTCGGCCCTTGAGCTGGGCGAGAACGCCCGCGCCATGCTGATCACCCGCAGCCTGGCCGAAATGAGTCGGTTTGCCGTCAGCCTGGGCGGTAACCCCATGACGTTTATGGGCCTGGCCGGGGTTGGCGATCTGATCGTGACCTGCACCTCGTCGAAAAGCCGCAACTTCCGCATTGGTTACGCCGTCGGCCAGGGTCAGGAACTGGATGACGCCGTGGCTGAACTGGGGCAGGTGGCTGAGGGCATCCGCACGCTGCAGCTGGTCAGGGAGAAGGCCGAGGACATGGGCGTGCCCATGCCGTTAGTGGGCGGGCTCTACAAAATCCTGTACAGCGATGCCACGATTCACGATGTGATCCGGGGATTGATGACGGCGGTGCAGAACTCCGACGTCGAGTTCATACTGCCACGTACGGCATCGTCCTGA